The DNA segment atagaccagtggaacagaatagagaccccaaatattaacccaaacatatatggtcaattaatatatgataaaggagccatggacatacaatggggaaatgacagtctcttcaacagacggtgctggcaaaactgggcagctacatgtaagagaatgaaactggatcactgtctaaccccatacacaaaagtaaattctaaatggatcaaagacctgaatgtaagtcttgaaaccatgaaattcttagaaaaaaacgtaggcaaaaatctcttggacataaacaagagtgacttcttcatgaacatatctccctgggcaagggaaacaaaagcgaacaagtgggactatatcaagttgaaaagcttctgtacagcaaaggacaccatcagtgaacaaaaggtaccctacagtatgggagaatatattcataaatgacagatccgataaagggttgacatccaaaatatataaagagctcatgcacctcaacagtcaaaaagaaaataatccaattaaaaaatgggcagaggagctgagcagacagttctccaaagaagaaattcagatggccaacagagacatgaaaagaggctccaccttgctcatcatcagagaaatgcaaattaaaaccacaatgagatatcacctcacaccagtaaggatcaccaccatccaaaagaaacaacaacaacagatgttggcgaggttgtggagaaaggggaaccctcctacactgctggtgggaatgtaaattagttcaaccgttgtggaaagcagtatggaggttcctcaaaaagctcaaaatagacataccatttgacccaggaattccacttctaggaatttaccctaagaatgcaggagcccagtctgAAAGAAggcagatgtacccctatgtttatcacagcattatttacaatagccaagaaatggaagcaacctaagtgtccatcagtaaatgaatggataaagaagatgtggtacatatacacaatggaatattattcagccataagaagaaaacaaatcctaccatttgcaacaacatggatggagctagagggtattatgctcagtgaaataagccaggtagagaaagacttGTATCAAGTGACTTCACccatatgtggactataagaataacgaaaaactgaaggaacaaaacagccgcagaatcacagaacccaagaatggactaacagataccagagggaaagggactaggaaggatgggtgagaagggagggataagggtggggaaaaagaaagggggtattaagattagcatgtataattagcatgtaggggggggcatggggaggactgtgcaacacagtgaagacaagtagtgattctacagtatgttactatgctgatggacagtgactgtgatggggtgtgtgggggggacttggtgaaggggggagcctagtaaacataatgttcttcatgtaattgtagattaatgataacaaaaaaatgaaaaaaagcttTTAGAAGAATGATTTATCAACCTTAAGCTCTTGAGAGTACTCTGGAACACTCATGGGGGTGGCCCGTCCAACCTCCGCCGCTTGAGGTCAGCAGCGAGTCCGCGCAGAGCGCTGGTGAAGTGCGGCGGGTCAAACAGAGTGAGGCCCTTCCCAGGCAGCCCTGCGttagtggcagctgcagccaccgGGTGGCACTCTGGTCCATGATAGAGCCACTTTAGTGCTGAGTTCTGGCACACTATAAGCACTCTGAACCCTTTGCTTCCCTGCAAGGCTGTCTTCCCACTCAACTTGAGCACACttccctctcttttctttctggggCTCAAGCAATGCCTACCTTCAGAGCTGTATGGCCTTCTGGCTTCACTCCAGGATACTGCCAGGATGCTAGAAAAGGAAGAGTGGGAATGGTGTGGGGATGGGGGTTGATGAGGAAATCCAGAGATTCAGGAAGGCCTTTCCTCATGGTCTCTGTAGACCTTACCCCAGTTCCTCAGGCAGGCTGGTCCCAACACTGCTTAAGTTTAAAGACAGATGTTGGGCTCCAAAGATGTTCCCTGCTTCACATAacccttttttaatttaaaatttattttttacaatagccaagatatggaagcaacctaagagccCATCACTATCTTGCCagttgtgacaatatggatggacctactatgctaagtgaaagaaatcagacagagaaaggcaaataccatatgattttgcttatgcatggaatctaaaaaatgaagcaaacaaagaaatagactcataagtaCAGAAAacaaatggtggttgccagagtggAGGGGATGGGGgttgggcaaaataggtgaaggaagtTAAGAGGTGCAgatttttacttataaaataaataagtcatggggattaaAGTACAGTATAgtcaatatagtcaataatatagggaatatagtcaatattagTAAAATAACTTTGTATAGTAACAGATGGTATCTATACTTGCTGTGGTGAGAATTtcttaatgtatgtaactgtggagtcactatgttgtacacctgaaattagtataatattgtatgtcaactatacttgaataaaattaaaaaaaaatatttagaaaatacataactacagtaaagaaaaatCCAGTCACTACAAGTACAAGTACACAAACATAGAGACACACTGAAAAGTCTCTCTGCCATCATCTCCAGCTTGGAAAAAGTAATTGTCTTTTCACCAGTCTTTCTACATTTGTTCTCACTGACCCTCACCCTTCCAAATCACTACCAGCCAGAGGGTTCTGTCTAAGATGCAGATCCGTTGAGTTAAAACCCTTCCATGGCTTCTTACTTGGGACAAATACAGACTCCTTATCCCTCATGATCTGGCTCTGGTCACCCAATTCAGCTCCTCTCCAGACTCTACAGGGCTGCAGCCATATCCTCAGATTATCCAGGCTATTCTTATCCTGCCATTCCCTTGCCACTCCAGCTCCTGTGTCTGGCCAAGTCCTATTCACTGTGTACCTGTACCAGCGTCTGTCACTTTCTAATGTTCTTATAGCTTCCGTTGAGGTCCTCATCACAGCTGATAACACCACTTCCTTTTTGGAGCAGGAAAGGGCAGGGTCTATTTATTTGATTCAACACTCAGTCTCCTCCCCAGGCACAGAAAAGTCACGCGATCAGTGTTTGTTGCTGGCATgagtgaataataataatacctaacaCTTATACAGTGCGAAGTCCATACCTGGCACCGTTCTAGGTACTACCTATACAAATTCACACAACCGCAAAAAAAATGCAACTGACACATCTGCATTTTACCAATACAGAAATTAAAGCGTTGAGcagtttaagtaacttgtcccAGATAGCAAGTGGCTAAGCTGGGGTTTGAATCAGGCAGTCCGGTTTCTCACAAATGAGTCAAGAACTAGAATAAGAAGGACGGAGACCTCAGGGAAGGTACCCAGTTAGGGTTTGGTATGTGCGCTGGACATCTACGGGTCTCCTCGCCCTCTCTCGTTTTCCTCCCAGACAGCCTATTTTAGAGAAGGAGACAAGAGGCCCAAAGAGAGCACAGGTAACTTCGGGACCTCCGTGGAGGAAGCGGTGGTATTTATGTGAGGATCCGGGAACCGGGGCAGAGCTGAGATGGGCTGGCCCCGGGGTTATGAGTCTTTGGCTTCAAACTACAGCTCCCAGGAGGCACTGGGCGCCCAGAGCCCACGTGACGTCACGGCGGCAGAAGGCGCAGACGGCTCGGCTATCCCAGCCGGTCGACTATTGGGCCTATGCCCTCGGACcccggccctggccctggccccgcGGTAAGTAGAGCACATCCTACCCACCGAGGCCTCGCATGTCTTGCGGTCTCAGCCATTGAGCGGGAGTGCGCGTGGCCCGGGGCTGGCATCTACCATATGGGGGAAATCCGGACCGAACCAAATGACTCTGCGGAGGGGGACCCAGACAGGGATTCCAGGCCGCTGCGTCCCTGCAGCCGGCCTTTCCGCGCGCGTTGTGATGTGCCTCACGTACGCAGGCTAAGCTCAGGGGCTGGGTCTGAAGGCGCTGGGTAGGGGTCAGCCCCGCCCCCTGGACTACGGTGCCCAGCACCTAATGAGCCAGGGCGAGGTTTTAGGCCTGGATAGGTCTGAGGATCCCCTCACCTCCAGGCGACCAGATAGAGCCTCAGGGTGAAGAACAGGAGCTTCGGAAAGTATGGTTGTACAGGCTTGGCCTGGGTGGGGAGGTGGCTGAAGGGATGGGCAGAGAGTGCCCAGGTCTGAGGATAACAGTGCCCACGTGGAGAGATGGTACAGGTCATCTGGATTCGGATCCTTACAACTCACCCTTTCCCCGCCCGGGTAGATGGGAGCTGTTCCTTGGGGGCTGAGCTTGCCAGCATTCTCGACCAGTCCTCGCCCCTGAAGTCAGAGAAGAGCCCCATTGTGCCCACTCACACCCACGTCTACCCTGTTTTGGGGTCGCCTCCATCTATTGGGTCCTCAGCCCTAGTGGACGCTTATTCACCAATTAAGCAGGACAATGATATTGGCGTCGGTGCTAGGGAGTGGTCCTAGGAGCGGACCTCCGCTCCTGCCCTTCCTGGGGCCTGCACTCTCGCTCCGGACCCGCTCCACATCAGCCACCGACACGCATCACGTGGAGATGGCACGGGAGCGCTCCAAGACGGTCACCTCCTTTTACAACCAGTCGGCCATAGATGTCGCAGCGGAGAAGGTGCGCAGCTGGGGCAGTGAGGATGGGGTCCCTAGCCAGAGTGGGTGTCCAGGGAAGGGGTGGAGCTAATGTGGCAGGGGCAGGGTGCTGGAGATTCAGTGCTCAAAGCACATATGCCCCTTCAGCCTTCAGTCCGCCTCACTCCTACCATGATGCTCTATTCAGGACGCTCTCAGGATGGCAGCCACCTTCTGGTAAGATTCCTGCCCCTTGTTCTTCTCTTGGTTCTTGGAGCTCTGGCCCAGCTATTCAGGCCCTGGCCctgccttctctctttttcttctagaaAAGTGCCCGGTACTTACAGCAAGAGTTGCCAGTGAGGATCGCTCACCGCATCAAGGGCTTCCGCAGCCTTCCATTCATCATTGGTTGCAACCCCACCATACTGCACGTGGTAAGGTGGCCTCAAGAGGGCATGGCTTTCCATAGTAGAGGGGACCTTAGGTCAGTGTGCCTACTGCCCAAGGGGCAAGTAGGGAGATGGGACCAGAGTGGCAGGTACTTGCCTGCCAAAAGGTTTCAGGGCCGTGGAGGACTCACACCCAGGACTTCAGAGGTCAGTCAAGGTTGTAAATTCATGGAGACCTGACAGGCCATGTGGGGGTTTGAACCAAGTGAACTGGGGTGGATGACAGTCCCCATGGATTGGCATGGTGGCTGTCCTCTACCCAGGGCCCACAGCATCTCTGTGAATTCCCACACCTTTTCCTTGCAGCACGAGCTGTACATCCGTGCCTTCCAGAAGCTGACAGACTTCCCTCCGGTGAGGGCTGGGCCAGGGCAGGGTGAGGGGCCAAGAGGTCAGGGCTGGACCATCCTTTCTCATGACTCTGTGGCCTCCAGATCAAGGACCAGGCAGACGAGGCCCAGTACTGCCAGCTTGTGCGACAGCTGCTGGACGACCACAAGGATGTGGTGACACTCTTAGCTGAGGGCCTGCGGGAGAGCCGGAAGCACATAGAGGTCAGGGGCAGCACAGTGGGGACCCAGTGTTGTTGGGGAACCTGGGAAGGGCACAGTGTTTCTGAGGCCTCCCCTCTTTACAGGATGAGAAGCTTGTCCGCTACTTCTTAGACAAGACCCTGACTTCAAGGCTTGGGATCCGCATGTTGGCCACACATCATCTGGCACTGCATGAGGACAAGGTGTAATGTCTGCCTGAGATCCATCTGGGAAAGTCAAGAGGGGCAGAGGGGACTGAGCCAGGGGTCTCCTTGGGCTGAGGACAGGGctgagggcctggggagaggTTTGGGGCTGCTTCAGCAGTCCAGCACTTACAAGCATTTGGTGGCCGAGGTGTGGGTGGAGGGGCTTCCTAGACCTGACCTTCTTTCTCTTACCAGCCCGATTTTGTTGGCATCATCTGCACTCGCCTCTCACCAAAGAAGATTATTGAAAAGTGGGTGGACTTTGCCAGGTGAGGCTATAATGGCTAAGAGGGTGGATGTCTTCAGGCAGAGAAGGCTTGGGTCTGAGCCCTTGCAAAGGGCTTGGTCTAGGACAGGTTTTCTCAACTGTggcactattaacattttgggccagattatttattcttctttgcGAGGGGCTGTCCTGTGATTGTTAATATGCTTACGGGGCTAACTCTACTCATTTGATCCTAGTTGTGCTCCCCAGTTGTCACAAGAAAAAAGGTCTCTAGAAATGGCAAAATATTTCTGGAGGGGGTTGGGGCAGAATCGCCTTCAGTTGAGAACATCAGTCTAGGTCTTAACCCTTGCTCTATCCATAGACGCCTTTGTGAGCACAAGTATGGCAATGCCCCCCGTGTCCGCATCAATGGACATGTGGCTGCCCGTTTCCCCTTCATCCCTATGCCACTGGACTATATCCTGCCTGAGCTACTCAAGAATGCCATGAGGTAGGCTGGCTGGGCATGTTAGAAGGGAGCAGACAGGAACTGGGGTGAGGCTGGTACCACCACCTACTGGTCTTTCCCCCCTGGATAGAGCCACGATGGAGAGTCACCTAGACACTCCCTACAACGTCCCAGATGTGGTCATCACCATTGCCAACAATGATATCGATCTCGTCGTCAGGTTTGCCCTGAGTGGGAGCTGGATTGGGGTGGATGGAGGTTCCAGGCACTGTTTCTGACTTGCTGTATGACCTTGAGCCAGTACCTGCCCACTCGGAGACTTGGTCTCTGGTCAGACAAGGTATTCTCTGTTCCTAAGATTGCCATGAGCTGGATATGAATGGATCTGGGACCTGCAGGATCAAGGACCCTGTCCTTGTCAGCAACTGAGGTGTCTAAAGTGGGGAAAGAGTCAGGAGTAACCAGTCAGTGATATTAGGCTGAGAATAAATGTCAAATCCTGTGAGAATGCATAAGTAGTTTCTGGCCCAGGCTGGACAGAGAAATGTGTTATTTATAAAAAACAATGAGGTGGACCAACATTCTGTCTTCAGGTGGAAGGGACAGGAGGGCAGACTTAGCACTATCTGCTTGGGAGATAGTGAGCCCTCAACCAAAACTGAGCTAAGCCCATGTTATCGACATCCTGCCAGGATTTCAGACCGGGGCGGGGGAATTGCTCACAAAGACCTGGATCGGGTTATGGACTACCACTTCACTACAGCTGAGGCCAGCACCCAGGATCCCCGCATCAGCCCTCTCTTTGGCCACCTGGACATGCACAGTGGTGGCCAGTCAGGACCCATGCACGGGTGAGGCCCCACCTGGCCAGGATGGAGGGGTGGGGAGCCCCTGGAGATTCAAGCCTTTAAAGCCTGTCTGTTGCCCTGCATACCCCCAGCTTTGGCTTCGGGCTGCCCACATCACGGGCCTACGCGGAGTACCTTGGTGGTTCCCTTCAGCTGCAGTCCCTGCAGGGCATTGGCACAGATGTCTATCTACGACTCCGTCATATTGATGGCCGGGAGGAAAGTTTCCGCATTTGACTCCATAGCCCTTGGTCTGCTTGCCTGCCCAGCCTGGGCCACACACCCTGCCAGGATAATTCTGGGTCAGGCACGGTACCGTCCTGCTCCACACGCTGCTGCATCTTGGGTCTTAGGACCCCAAACAGATGGACTTACATGGAGCCAGGTGCTGCCCCTCCTCGACAGGGTCCATTGCTTTCCTGCCTCCAGGCTTTGGAGGAGGGGAAGTGGGAACCTTTGAGACCTTCAGCACCAGCTCCATCATTCCTGTTCCTGGGGAACCCCACTTTGATCTGCTGTTTGTTATTAAAGTTCACATTTTAAATGCCCTCTTGGGCCCCACATATGGGGAGGGCAGTTGAGCTTTTGCTTCTGCCCCTCCTCAGGTTCCCTAGGTCCTTAGGTTTTACCAGTTCATGTCCGAGTCTCTGACTGTCCTGACAGCCTGGGAAAACAGGAGTAGAACTGACCCCAAGTCTTGTGCATTTGGTTTGGGGGTGACTCTGGCAATTGTGCAGTCCTTTCATTCACTTCACTTAACAGATGTTTCTGGATCCCAAGCAATACTGAAGACCCACGCTGGCCTGGCTTTAGGCTTCAGTTCTGACTCTTCCCTTCCTGGcagtcacaggttctgggggtGAAGGTCACCAGCCTGGGCAACCTCCTGAGCCACCTGATTCCTGAGCCTGAGTAACGTTAAAAATACTGCCTGCCAGCTGTGCCTGCTACTACCAGGAACACACAAGACTGTGCCCTGGCAGGCCCCAGAGGACAACAGGGCTCTAGACAGGAGGACAAAAGTTCTCTGGAGAGGAGGTGGAGACTCCCTGCCCATGTTACCAGGGAATGAGAAGAAAGGCCTGAATGCCTGCTTGGTGGGACTGGTGAAGGCTGGTGGTGCGGGGTGTTGAGGGGAGACAGGAATTGTATCTGGAGGTCATGCCAGGTGTTGGGAGTCCAAAGTAAATTGCCAGGTTGAAAATTTTGCTTGCTTTGGTGCAGGGGCCGAGGCTGGAGAGGAAAGCGGCTGTCAGGGGAAAGGGCCTTTAATGTACAGCTACAAATCATAAGCTTTATTCTGAAGGCAGCAGGGATCCAGGAGTGGGTTTTAAGCTAGGAAGGGATGTTTCAGTTTGGATTCCTTAgaacgagaccctgagagaaggGTTTGTGTCCAAGTGACTTGTTTTGAAAATCGCACTTGTAGGGAGTGGGGGAAGCAGAAAAGGGAAGGGCGGGAGGCCTCAGAGTTAGAGGCAAGAGCGCTAAGCCCCACAGTCACTGATGAACTCCTCCACCTGACAATCGTTGGTTAATGCCTGTGCtggaaagtgggggtggggaggtactTAAACTCCCAGGCTGTAAACTTCCCATTTGCCTCAGAGTTAAGAGGCAAGAGAGCTAAGCCCCAGTCACTGATGAACTCCTCCACCTGACAATCATTGGTTAATGCCTGTGCTGGAAAGTGAGGGTGGGGAGGTACTTAAACTCCCAGGCTGTAAACTTCCCATTTTCAGCTTTTTCAGGTAAACAACTCTGTTAGCCCGAAGGGTAGTTCACCAGAGAAACCACCTCTGGTGCTGGCTTTTGAAAGCACACCAAAGATAATGTGGCACACAGACTCAACGAAAAAGTGATTCCACGGAATCTGGGTGAAGCATCTACATAGTTCTAGGAGGTACAGTTCACATTAGAGGAATCACTGGTAGATGTGGATTGGAGGGAGAATAATGAGGTTGATGCAGTGACCCTGATCAGGGATGTTTAAGGCCTAGGTGAATCCTCAGCTAGAAAGGACAGCGTCTGTAACTGAAGATGTTGGGTGAAGTTAAAGTGAGGCATCAGAACCCTGGGTATGGCTAGAATAACAATCTTGAAGATGGGGGATGGGAGTTGGAAAAAGcattacaatttcaattttttcttgatttttatttcttctgttatgCTGCCAGACACCTGTCATTT comes from the Manis pentadactyla isolate mManPen7 chromosome 10, mManPen7.hap1, whole genome shotgun sequence genome and includes:
- the BCKDK gene encoding 3-methyl-2-oxobutanoate dehydrogenase [lipoamide] kinase, mitochondrial isoform X1, whose product is MILASVLGSGPRSGPPLLPFLGPALSLRTRSTSATDTHHVEMARERSKTVTSFYNQSAIDVAAEKPSVRLTPTMMLYSGRSQDGSHLLKSARYLQQELPVRIAHRIKGFRSLPFIIGCNPTILHVHELYIRAFQKLTDFPPIKDQADEAQYCQLVRQLLDDHKDVVTLLAEGLRESRKHIEDEKLVRYFLDKTLTSRLGIRMLATHHLALHEDKPDFVGIICTRLSPKKIIEKWVDFARRLCEHKYGNAPRVRINGHVAARFPFIPMPLDYILPELLKNAMRATMESHLDTPYNVPDVVITIANNDIDLVVRISDRGGGIAHKDLDRVMDYHFTTAEASTQDPRISPLFGHLDMHSGGQSGPMHGFGFGLPTSRAYAEYLGGSLQLQSLQGIGTDVYLRLRHIDGREESFRI
- the BCKDK gene encoding 3-methyl-2-oxobutanoate dehydrogenase [lipoamide] kinase, mitochondrial isoform X2, whose translation is MILASVLGSGPRSGPPLLPFLGPALSLRTRSTSATDTHHVEMARERSKTVTSFYNQSAIDVAAEKPSVRLTPTMMLYSGRSQDGSHLLKSARYLQQELPVRIAHRIKGFRSLPFIIGCNPTILHVHELYIRAFQKLTDFPPIKDQADEAQYCQLVRQLLDDHKDVVTLLAEGLRESRKHIEDEKLVRYFLDKTLTSRLGIRMLATHHLALHEDKPDFVGIICTRLSPKKIIEKWVDFARRLCEHKYGNAPRVRINGHVAARFPFIPMPLDYILPELLKNAMRISDRGGGIAHKDLDRVMDYHFTTAEASTQDPRISPLFGHLDMHSGGQSGPMHGFGFGLPTSRAYAEYLGGSLQLQSLQGIGTDVYLRLRHIDGREESFRI
- the BCKDK gene encoding 3-methyl-2-oxobutanoate dehydrogenase [lipoamide] kinase, mitochondrial isoform X3; the protein is MILASVLGSGPRSGPPLLPFLGPALSLRTRSTSATDTHHVEMARERSKTVTSFYNQSAIDVAAEKPSVRLTPTMMLYSGRSQDGSHLLKSARYLQQELPVRIAHRIKGFRSLPFIIGCNPTILHVDEKLVRYFLDKTLTSRLGIRMLATHHLALHEDKPDFVGIICTRLSPKKIIEKWVDFARRLCEHKYGNAPRVRINGHVAARFPFIPMPLDYILPELLKNAMRATMESHLDTPYNVPDVVITIANNDIDLVVRISDRGGGIAHKDLDRVMDYHFTTAEASTQDPRISPLFGHLDMHSGGQSGPMHGFGFGLPTSRAYAEYLGGSLQLQSLQGIGTDVYLRLRHIDGREESFRI
- the BCKDK gene encoding 3-methyl-2-oxobutanoate dehydrogenase [lipoamide] kinase, mitochondrial isoform X4 — protein: MILASVLGSGPRSGPPLLPFLGPALSLRTRSTSATDTHHVEMARERSKTVTSFYNQSAIDVAAEKPSVRLTPTMMLYSGRSQDGSHLLKSARYLQQELPVRIAHRIKGFRSLPFIIGCNPTILHVHELYIRAFQKLTDFPPIKDQADEAQYCQLVRQLLDDHKDVVTLLAEGLRESRKHIEDEKLVRYFLDKTLTSRLGIRMLATHHLALHEDKPDFVGIICTRLSPKKIIEKWVDFARRLCEHKYGNAPRVRINGHVAARFPFIPMPLDYILPELLKNAMRISDRGGGIAHKDLDRVMDYHFTTAEASTQDPRISPLFGHLDMHSGGQSGPMHG